ACCACCTTTCCCGATGCATCTCCTGCCGATGCAGAAAATGGCAGGATGGCAATAATCGAGACAACAAGTGCCGAACGAACCTTATTCCACATATATCCCCCTGGAAACCACGGAATTCAGTCGGGCAAGATAGGCTAAAACAAGCTTCGTTGCCATCCCGCCGCGGAGGCGTGCGCACCGCGCGTACAAGAGATCAGCCTCGAACAGATCACCCAGCGGCGGCGTTCCTTGCTGCGACCACAGCCCCATGGTAGCCGCGGCGCTATCCCGCCGCTCCACGTCCCGCATCCGCCTGCCACGGCGCAGGATCCCACCCGAACAACCCGAACGCCCGCACGAACTCTGCATCCAGCGGCGCCGTCACCGTGATCCGATGCCCTTCGGGATGCGGAAACGCCAGGCGTTCGGCGTGCAGCAGCATGCGGTGCACGCCCTGCATGCGGAAGATGCGGTTGTGGCGGCCATCGCCATGGCTGGTGTCGCCGATCAGGTGATGCGACAGATGCTTGAGATGGCGGCGGATCTGGCGGAAGCGTCCGGTCACCGGACTGCAGCGCAGCAGCGCATAGCGCGAGGTGGCGAACTCGCCCGAGGGTACCTGCAGTTCGCCGCAGGCCAGGCGCGCGAAACGGGTCTGCGCCGGTTTCTTCAGCGGCTTGCCGGGGCCGCCGTCGAGGTCGTGGTCGACGTCGAAACGGTCTTCGGCTGGCCAGCCGCGGCAGATCGCCAGGTAGTCCTTGTCCACCTCGCCCCCCATCAGCGCCTTGCCCAGCGCACTGGCGGTGTCGCGGTCGAAGGCCAGCAGCAGGGAGCCGCTGGTGGCGCGGTCGAGCCGGTGCACCAGGAAGATCGGCCGGCCCAACTGCGCACGCAGGCGATCGGCGAGGAAATCGTCCTCGCCGCGGGCGAGCTTGCTGTCGTGGACCATCAGCCCGGCGGGCTTGTCGACCACGGCGAGCAGCGCGTCCTGGTAAAGGATCTGCAAAGGGGCTTCGGCGGTATTCACCTGCGGATTATCCGTGCCGCATCGGCGCGCCACAATGCGCATCGCATGTCTGCGTCCAGACGCGTGATGCGTCGGCACGATCCGGCACGGAGACACCCGCATTGCGGCGGAGACACCACCGTGATGCCGCGCCTGGATGACGTACGCTTTGGCGTATGTCCACCGTCACCCGAAGACGCACCTGCCAACGCAGACGCTACGCGTCCTTGACCGCCAGCAGTTCGCCATTGCCGACCGGCAACGTGGTGCGGGTGAATGCCGCATCGGCCTGCAGCAGCGCGGCGAACGGCGCCATCTCCGCCGCATGCGACAGCGCATTGTCCACCACCAGCAGCCCACCCGGCCGCAGCACCCGGCGCAGTTGCGGCCACCAGTCGCAATACAGCGTGCGCTCGGCGTCCAGGAACACCAGGTCGAACGTGGCCGACGCCGCATCGGCCAGCCAGGCGCCGGCATCGGCTTGGACCAAGTCGACACAGGCCTCCACGCCGGCGTGGGCGAAGTTGCGTTGCGCCAGCGCGATCTTGTACGCGGCGTAGTCCAGCGTGGTCACGCGGCCACCCAGCGCCGCCGTGGCCTCGGCCAGCCACAGGGTGGAATAGCCATTGGACGTGCCGATCTCCAGCACCCGCTGCGCGCCCGTGGCGCGCACCAGGACCGCCAGCAGTTCGCCGGTTTCCGGGGTGATGTTGAGCAGGCGCTGCGCACGCTCGGCCTGGCCGGCATCGTGGCGCGGACCTTCCGCGCCGAGCGCATCGCGCACCGCCTGCAGGCGCGCGCGGTCGAGCACCGTCACGCTCAACGCCGCCACCAAGCCGACAGGAGGGCCGCGGTGCCGGCGCCGCCACTGATCCACGCCCACAGCGACACCCCGCCCAACTGGGGGCCGCCGGCGTCGAGCGCGTACAGCAGCGTGGCCACGGTGAGCAGGCCGACGCCGGCGATCGCCGCCACCACCCGCCGCTGCATGCGCCGCACCAGCAGGTTGAGTTCGAACAGGTCGCGCGAGCGCATCGACAGCTCGTGCCGGCCCTCGACCTGCTGGCGCAGCCAGCCGTGGATCAGCCGCGGCATGTCCGGCGCGTGGGTCATGATCTCCGGCAGGCGCTTGCGCAGTTCGTGCAGCGCCCGCTGCGGGCTGTAGCGCTCGATCAGGATGCGTTCGAGCACCGGCCGCGCCACCGCCCAGATGTCCAGTTCCGGGTCGAGCTGGCGGCCGACGCCTTCGATGTTGAGCAGGGTCTTCTGCAGCAGGATCAGCTGCGGCTGCAGGGTCAGCTGGTAGCGCTGGGCCACGCGGAACAGCTTGATCAGCACCTCGGCCAGCGAGATCTGCGACAGCGGCCGGGTGAAGTACGGCTCGCACACCGAGCGCGCCGCCGCCTCCAGCTCGTCGATGCGCACGTTGGCGGGCATCCAGCCGGCCTCCACGTGCAGCTCGGCCATGCGCCGGTAGTCCTTGTTGAAGATGGCCATGAAGTTCTCGGCCAGGTAGTACTGATCTTCCTGCGAGAGCTGGCCCATGATGCCGAAGTCCAGCGCGATGAAGCGCGGGTTGTCGCGGCGCGCCGGGTCGCTGTCGACCCAGATGTTGCCGGCGTGCGCATCGGCGTGGAAGAAGTTGTCGCGGAACACCTGGGTGTAGAACACCCGCACGCCCTTGGCTGCCAGCGCGCGGCGGTCGATGCCCGCGGCGTCCAGCGAGGCGATGTCGTCGGAGGGGATGCCGCGCACCCGCTCCAGGGTCAGCGCGCGCTCGGCGGTGTGGGTCCAGATCACCTCCGGCACGTACAGGTCGTCCGAGTGCAGCCAGAAGCGGCGCAGCACGCTGGCGTTGGCGCCCTCGCGCTGCAGGTCCAGCTCCGCGGCCAGGGTGGTCTCGATCTCGGCCACCACCTCGCGCGGGCGGATCTTGTCGGCACGCGGATGGGTGCGCTCGACCAGCGCGGCGGCCGATTTCAGCAAGGCGATGTCGGCGTCGATCTGCCGCTCGATGTCCGGGCGCAGCACCTTGACCACCACTTCGCGGCCGTCGTGCAGCGTCGCCGCGTGCACCTGCGCGATCGAGGCCGAGGCCAGCGGCTCGGTGTCGAAGCTGGCGAAGGCCACTGCGATCGGCCGCCCCAGCGCCTGCTCGACGATGCGCCGCGCGGCCTCGCCGTCGAACGGGCGCACCCGGTCCTGCAGCAGGGTCAGTTCCTCGGCCACATCCGGCGGCATCAGGTCGCGTCGGGTGGAGAGGATCTGCCCGAACTTGACGAAGATCGGCCCCAGGTCCTGCAGCGCCAGACGCAGCCGGGCGCCGCGCGACTGCGCGGCGATGTCGGGGCTGGCGCGCGGCACGAACGGCTTGGCCAGGCGCAACCAGCGTTCGGCCGGGGTGCCGTCGAGCAGGTCGTCCAGGCGATAGCGCAGGATCACCCGGCCGATGCGGCTGGCGCGGAACATCGCCTTCATGCGCCGCGCTCCGGCTGCAGCCGCGCCACGCGCGCGGCCAGGCGTTCGATGTCGTCGCGCAGCACGTCGACATCGTCGTAGAAGGCCTCCAGTTCGGCGCGCGCGACCACATCGCGCGACTCCTCGGTGACGTACTCGGCCGCGCTCTGCGCCAGGTCCTGCGCACTGCGCCGGGCCTGCTGCAGGGCCGAGCGCGCTGTATTGGCCACCTGCACGCCGAGCACCTCGCCGAACACCTGCACGAACGGCCGCTGCCAGTCCGGATCGAAGCGCGTTGCCAGCTGCTGCAGGCGCCGCGCCAGTTCGGCGTCGCCGGAAACCCGCACCCGCCCGCCGGGGCCGCCAGTGCGCCGCGCCTGGGCCAGGAACGGCAACTGCGCGAGCAGGCCGCCGAGGGTGCTGCGCACCGCCAGCTCCGGCTCCTGCGCCGGATCCACCGGACCGACCCGCAACTGCGTGCCGTCGACGCGGATCTGCAGGGCCAGTGCCGGCGCCTCCAGGGTCAGCGCCACGCGCTGGCCATCGAGGTCGCGCAGGGCCTCGCCGGTTTCCGGGTCCAGCGCCAGCGCGCGATTGAGCGCCGCTTCCAGCGCGCGGCCGGCCAGGGGCTTGAGAGCATCGAGGGGGGATCCAGACATCCCCGCATTCTAGCGGCAGACACGTCGCAAGGCCGTGCGCGGGGCGAGACAGATGTCCCGCCCGCTGCGCCGCGCGCCGTTACTGCGCCTGCGCACCGCCCAGGTTCTTGCTCAGGAACGCCAGCAACTGCGTGTAATAGGCGCGCCGGTGCGGCTCGGTATAGAAGCCGTGGCCCTCGTTGGGGAAATACAACGACTCCACCGGCACCCCAGCCTTCTTCAACGCCTTCTCCATGCGCTCGGTATGTTCGATCGGAGCACGCTCGTCCTTGCCGCCGGCCGCCAGGAACACCGGCACCCGGATGCGCGCGGCAAGATTGACCGGCGACCGCGCCGCCAGGCTGTCGCGTTCGCCCAGCCAGTCGCCGGCCCAGGCCTTGGTCCAGCGCGCGTACCTGGCCTGGTCGCGGTACATCGTCTCCAGGTCGTAGACGCCGACGTAGCCGGCCGCGCAGCGGTACAGGTCCGGCTCCTTCGCCGCGCCCATCAGCGCGGCATAGGCGCCGTAGCTGGCGCCATAGATGCAGATGCGTGCGCCATCGGCGATGCCCTGGTCGATCGCCCAACGGGTGGCATCGGTGAGATCGTCCTGCATGCGCCCGCCCCACTCCCGCGCGCCGGCCTGGGTATAGGCGCGGCCGTAGTTGCCGGAGCCGCGGTAGTTCACCCGCAACACCGCGTAGCCGGCTGCGGCCAGCACCTGCGCATCGTCGTCGAACTCCCAGCCATCGAAGAGGCCGAACGGCCCGCCATGCGGCAGCAGCACCATCGGCAGCGGCTTGCCGGCCGGCGCCTGCAGCGGCAGGGTGAGATAGCCATGCAGGGCCATGCCATCCCTGGCCTTGAACGCCACCTCACGGGTCGACGGCATCCGCTCCGGCACGAACCATTCGCGTCGGCTGAAGACCCGCTTGGCCGATTTGTCGGCGGTGTCGAACAGGAAATAATCGCCGTTGTTGCGATCGCTCCACACATAAAGCATCAGCAGGCGCCGATCGGCGGTGGCGGAGGTGATGAACACCGCATCGCCGTTGAAGGCCTGCTCCAGCGCGCGGTACAGCCGTGCGGTCGGCGCGGTCTCGTCGAAGAAGCGGTTGTGCACGCGGTCGCTCATGAACGACACGCCGATCGGGGTGCGGCCATCCAGGTCGCGCAGCACCTGGTAGGGATCGACCTTCGCATCGCGCAGCAGCGGCGTGGCGCGTTCGCTCTGCGGATCCCATGCCACCACCGCATCGGGCCCCTCGGCCTGCTCCACCTGCAGGTAGGCGATCCTGTCGTCCGCGGAAAAGCCGAGCGGGAAGCTGCGATGTCCGCTGCTGGCCTCGTCGTTGATCAGCTTCCAGGGACTGGAGTCGTCGTTGCGGTAGAAGAGCTTGTTGGTGTTGCTGCCAGTCTCGGCACCCTGCGCGAAGCGCACGTGGCCGCCATGGTCGGTGACGAAGTCCGCACGGGCCACCGGGGCGCGTGCCACCGGCGTGCGCCGGTGGTTGTAGATGTCGAGCCTGTCCACATGCACGGTGGGGTCATTGGTCTGCTCCACCACCGATACCAGCACCGCGCGCGGGTCGTCCGGCAAGGTGTCGAGCATGAACACCGACGGGTCCAGGCCGGCCTTGTAGGTGACGCCGTTGACGCTGTCGTTGAGCCCATAAGGGCTGGCCAGCAAGCGCGCATTCTTGCCGTCGGCGTCGATGGCATGCAGCTGGCCGATCGCCACCGGGCGGTCCAGTGCGCCCAGGCGCTCGGCCATCGACACCACGATGCGCTCGTCGCTGGCCCACCAGTAATCGTGCACCACCGAATCGGCCTGGCCCATGATCTTGGCCGAGACCTGCTTGTCGCTGCGCCGGATCACCGCCAGCACGGTGCGGTCCTCGAGCGGTGCGATTACCGTGTAATAGGCGCCGGTCGGGGAGATCTTGACCCGGTCGAACTGGTCGCGCTGCAGATACGGCGCCAGGTCCACCGGCGCCACCTGCGCGCACGCGCTCCCCGCAAGCGCAAGGCCTGCCCACACGATCCACGCTCGCATTCGATCCGCCCCTGTCCCCTGAGCGGAAGATGGTGACAAGCGCCGGGCGAAACGTCCAGCCCGGCCCTGCCGCGCTGCCTGCGGACGGCGGGCCCTCGCGGCGCGGGGCCCAGAAACGACTTGCCCGCGACGCAGGGCGCCGCGGGCAAGCATCGAGGTTCGATTGTCGCGGCGGACTACACCTTGCCGCGGCGGAACATCGAGATCACCGCCAGGATCAGGAACACCACGAACAGGATCCAGGCGATGTTGGTCGCCGCGCCGGCGATGCCGCTGAAACCGAGCACAGCGGCGATGATGGCGATCACGAAGAAGATGATGGCGTAATGCAGCATGGCAATGTCCAGAAAGTTGTCGTGCCGAATCGGCGCGGCATCATCTTCGGAAACCGCGGGTCGTCAAGGAGTGACGGGCATGTCGTGGCGCCATGAGGACGCCAGCCGCTGCAGGCCCTGCTCGATCGTCACCTGCGGCACGTAGCCGAAGTCGCGCCGCGCCGGCTCCATGCTGTACCAGTGCGGGGTGCACAGCTGCTCGGCGAGGAACCGCGTCAGCGGCGGCTCGCCGCGCAGGCGCAGCAGCGGCCACAGGGTTTCACAGGCGGCGCCGATGCGGTAGGCGGCCTTGAACGAAAGCGACTTGGTCACCGCCGGTGCGCCGACGGCGGCCAGCAGCTTGTTGAGCAGTTCGCGCATCGGCAACGGCTCGCCGTTGGAGATGAAGTAGGCCTTGCCGGCGCAGGGCGCGCCCACCGCCAGGTGCTCGAAGGCATCGAAGTGCGCCTGCGCGGCGTTGTCGATGTAGGTGGAATCGACCTTGTTGTCGCCGCCGCCGACCAGGCGCACGCGCCCGGCCTGCGCGCGCGCCACCAGCTTGGGCAGGATCTGGTTGTCGCCCGGCCCCCAGATCAGCCGCGGGCGCAGCGCCACCACCGCCAGTTGCGCATCGTTGGCGGCCAGCACCATGCGCTCGGCGATCGCCTTGGTCGCCGCATATGGCGCCTGAAAATCCTCGCCGTAAGGCACCTGGTCGGCGCCCAGGCCCTCGACCGGATGCGTGGCGCGGTGGGTCACGCTCGGCGTGGAGGTGTAGACCAGCCGCCCGACGCCATGCGCGCGGCAGGCGGCCAGCACATTCTCGGTGCCGACCACGTTGGGCTGGTAGTAGCTGTCGTAGCTGCCCCAGGCCCCGGCCTTGGCGGCGTTGTGGAACACCGCATCGGCCCCGGCCAGCGCATGCTGCAGCGCCTGCGCGTCGACCAGGTCGCCCCGCACCTGGGCCACGCCCAGCGCCTGCAGTTCCGGGTAGTGGCCACGGTTGTAGCTGACCACCTGGTGCCCGCGCGTGACCAGCCCGCGGCACAGCGCCTGGCCCAGGAACCCACCACCGCCCGTCACCACAATCTTCATCGCGTCGTACCGATCGAACCAGGGCGCACACGATAGCCGGGGGCGCCGGCGAAGGCGATCCGCGACGACGACGACGGCGATGCAAGCCGCGCAAGCCCTTGATCCGACTGACCTTCAGAATTCTTCACTCTGGCATCAGGCACTTCAGCGATGCCACGGGCGTAAGTGCGCTGGCCTTCCACCGGAGTTCCGCCATGTCGCCCCTGCCGCCGCTGCTGTGCCTCACCCTCTCCCTCGTCGTTCCGTGTGCTTCCGCCGCCGTACCAGCGGCCGCGACCGCACCGCCGGCGCAGGACGACGGCTGGTCCGTCGCCGACGCCGCCGCCGGCGGCTGGAAGCTGGAGCGGCTGGCCGCCATGGAACACGCCATCGCCGACGGCGCGGCGCCGGACACCACCAGCGTGCTGATCGTGCGCGACGGCGCCCTGGTCTACGAGCGCTACTTCGGCGGTGCCGACCGGCAGACCTTGCACGACACCCGCTCGGCGACCAAGAGCGTGACCGCGCTGCTGGTCGGCGCGGCGATCGCCCGCGGCCGCCTGCCCGGCGTGCAGGCACGCGTCTACGACTTCTTCGGCGACCGTCGCTGGCAGCACGATGCGCCGCGCAAGCGCGCGATCACCGTCGAAGATCTGCTGACGATGAGTTCGCAATGGGAGTGCGACGACGACAACGCCTTCTCCAGCGGCCACGAGGAACGCATGTACGTCAGCGCCGACTGGACGCAGTTCGCACTGGACCTGCCGCTCAAGGGCTATGCTCCATGGATGCGCCGTCCCGAGGAGAGTCCGTATGGGCGCGCCTTCTCCTACTGCACCGCCGGCAGCTTCCTGCTCGGTGCGCTGCTCGAGAAGGCCACCGGGCAGCGCCTGGAGGACTTCGCCGGGCAGGTCCTGGAGCGGCCGCTCGGCATCGTCGGTGCGCGCTGGCTGCACGCCGCCGAAGGCGTCGGCATGGGCGGTGGCGGCACCCGCTACCGCAGCCGCGACCTGGCCAAGTTCGGCCAGCTCCTGCTCGACGAGGGCCGCTGGCACGGCACGCAGGTGTTGCCGGCGGCATGGATCCGGGCAATGACCCAGGTGCATGCGCAGGCCCGCGCCGATGCCGACTACGGCTATCTGCTGTGGCGCTTCCGCTTCCAGGTGCACGGCGTCGAACGCGGGGTCTGGGCGATGTCGGGCAACGGCGGCAACTATGTGTTCGTGCTACCGGAGGAACACCTAGTGGTGGTGATCACCCGGCGTGCCTACAACCGGCCGCAGATGCACCCGCAATCGCAGGCGCTGCTCGCCGACTACGTGCTCACGGCACTGCCGTAGGCACCAGTCCGACACGCTGTGCCTGCACGCGTTGCGCGGCGACATCGGCCTCGTTGCGCGCCAGCAGCGCCGCGAAACCCGGCTCGGCGCGCAATGGCGCCAGCAGCGGCGACACCCGCAGGTAGGCGCCGTCGCGATAGCCCGCGGCCTGCGCCCGGCGCAGCGCGTCCAGGGCCGCCGGCCGGTCGCCGGCCAATTGCAGCAGCAGCGCCGCATCCACCGCATCCAGCGGGTCGGTGCCGCGCGTCACGCCGTCCAGCAAGGCCTGGGCCCGCGCGCGCAACTGCGGCACCGGCGGCAGCGGTTGCGCCTGCAGCGTCCAGGCCACGGTCTGGGCGAAACTGCCCTGCGGCCGCAGACGCATCGCCTGCTGGCTGGCCTGGCGCGCGTGGGTGGTGTCGCCGCGCGCCAGCGCCAGCTCCGCCTGCAGCAGGAACAGCCCGGCGTAGTCGGTGCCGCGCCCCAGCGCCTGGTCCAGCGCGACCTGGGCTTCGGCCGTGCGGCCATGCACGAACAGGAAGCGCGGCCACGCCAGATTGGAATACGCGCTGTCCGGATAGAGCTGGAAGCTGTCGCGGTAGCGGACTTCGGCGGCGCTGGCGTAGCCCAGCAGGTCGAGGTTGCTGGCGATCTGCAGCGTCAGGAAGCGCACCCGCGCCGGATCGCGCACCCGCATGTTCGCCGCCAGCGCCTGCGCCAGGCGGCCCTGGCGCTCGTACAGATAGGCCGCCGAGCCGCGCACGGCATCGGCCTGCGGGTCCAGTTGCAACGCGCGCTCGTAGGCGGCCAGCGCCGCGGCGTTGTCGCCGCGGCAATCGTACGCATAGCCAAGCGCGGCATGCGCGGCGGCCAGACGCGGGTGCGCCGCGAGCACCTGCGTCGCCAACCGCTGCGCGCGCAATGCGACCTGCTGGTCGCCGTCGTATTGGCAGACGCGCGCACTGTAGGCGCGGCTCAGGCCGAGCAGGGCCGCCACCTCGTCCGGTGCCTGCTGCAGGCGCTGTTGATACAGCGCGATCGCACGCGCGTTGTCGTCGCGCTGGCCGATGCCGGCGTAGTACTCGGCGCGCTGCAGCAGCGGCGACGCGGCTGGCGTCGGCGCGGGCGCCTGCCAGCGCCATACCGCCACTGCCGAGACGATCGCCATCGCACCGGCCGCGATCGCCCAGGCACCACGGCTGCGCCACATCGGCCGCGGCGCAGGCACAGGCGCGGCATCGGCGGGAACGGGATCGGCATCGGGCTGTACCGGCAGGCACAGTTGATACCCCTGGCCGCGCACCGAGCGCAGATAGCGCGGTTGCCGCGAGGCGTCGCCCAGCGCCTGGCGCAGCAGGCGCACGCGCTGGGTGACGGTCTCCTCGTTGACCAGCGCCGGCGCCCACACCTGCGCGATCAGTTCATCGAACCCCACCACGCGCTGACCCTGCAGCAGCAGGTAATGCAGCAGGCGAAAACTCAGCCCGCCCACCTCCAGCACCGCACCGTCGCGCTCGACCCGCTGCCGCGCCGCGTCGATGCGCAGGTCGCCCAGCCGGTAGCGCGCGGCCATCGTCTTGCCTCAGTGCAGCTTTTCCGCGGCCCACAGCGCCAGCTTCTCGCGGCCGATCTTGGCGTTGTGGCGGATGTCGACCGGGAACCCCGGATGGCCAAGGAAGTCGACGATGCCGGCCGTGTGCGGATGCGCAGCGGCGGTGGCGCGCAGTTGCGCGAGCAGTTCGTCCAGTTCCAGTTGGCTCGCCATCCAGGCCATGCTGTCCAACTCGTAGCACAGCACCGGGCGTTGCTGCCCCGGCTCGCCGATGCCGACCAGGGCGGTGCGGCCGATGCCCGGCAGTGCGTTGAAGATCGGCTCCACCTGTTCGGTGTACAGCGGCCCCTGCGCCGTTTCCACGCGCTGGGTCTTGCGCCCGCAGAACCAAAGGCGACCCTGCGCATCGAAATAGCCGACATCGCCCATGCGGTGCACGATGCGTTCGCTGCCATCGTCCAGGCGTTCGCGGATCTTGGCCAGGCGCGTGGCCGCGTCGCGGTTGAAATAGGTGTCGGTGGCGGTCGGGCCGGCCACGGTGATCTCGCCGACCGTGCCCGTGGGCACTTCGCGCACGCCGCTCCACTCGGGAATCGCCGCGTCGTCGATGGCGATGATGCGCACCTGGTTGGGCGGCACCACCGTGCCGATGCAGGTACCGGCGCCGCGCTCGGTGGCCGCGCGTGTGTCCTGCAGCTCGCGGCCCTCGATCACCGCCACCGGCAGGCATTCGGTGGCGCCGTAGGGCGTCCAGAAGCGTCCGTCCTCCGGCAGCAGACTGCGGATCCGCGCCACCACGCCCGGCGGCACCGGCGCGCCGGCCGAGGTGGCGCAGCGCACGTTGGGCAACGGCTTGCCGTAGTCGGCCAGCACCCGCATCAAGGCGGGCGAGCCGAACAGCTGGGTCACGCCGAAGCGCTGCATCGCATCGTGCAGCTTGCGCGGATCGACCTTGGCCGGACGCGTCGGATCCATGTCCGGGATCACCGAGGTCAGCCCCAGCGCCGGGTCGAACAGCGCGAACGGCGGGAAGGTCGGCAGGTCGATCCCGCCGGGCAGCATGTCGAAGGCATTGCGCATCAGCTCGATCTGGCCGACGAAATGCCGGTGCCGGTAGACCACGCCCTTGGGCACGCCGGTGGAGCCGCTGGTGAACAGGATCGCGGCAACGTCGTCCGCATCCGTGTCGGCCAGCTGGCTGCCGGCGCCCTGGCCGGCGCGCTCGATTCGCGCCAGCGTGGTCCCGCCCCAGGCCCAGCGCCGGCCGACGGTGACGATCCGTTTCGCCGAGCGTGCCCAGCCGAGCAGACGCCGCGCCAGCTGCGCCAGCGGAATGCCGATGAAGGCCTCCGGCTGCGCCTCGTCCAGGCATTGCTTGAGCGCGCGGCGGTCGATGCCCGGATCGACCAGCACCGGCACCGCGCCGGCCTTGAACAGCGCGAACATCAGCAGGAAGAACTCCGGCGACGGCCGCACCATCACCACGGTGCGGGTGCCGCGGCCGATGCCATAGCTGCCCAGGCCGGCGGCGATGGCATCGCTGCGTGCGTCCAGCTGCGCGTAGCTCAGGGTCACGTCGTAGGCGGCCATGCCGCCGGCGCCGGGCCGGCCGGGGCAGCGCATGGCGATCTGGTCCGGGCGCTCGCGCGCCAGCCGCGGCAGCGTGGCCGCGATGTTGCAGGTCGTGGTCATGGGCCGATTATCGCCGAAGCGCCGGGCGATGGCCGACGACCTCCCGTCGCCAGCGGCCGCGGCTGAATGCCGGCGCGCTTGCAGCTTGCCGCGGTTCGGTCAGAATGCCGCGCCCCCCACCGCTGTTCGCCGCGCAAGGCCCGGCCGCCATGTCCCATCCCTGCCTCACCTGCGGCGCCTGCTGCGCCTACTTCCGCGTCAGTTTCCACTGGAGCGAAGCCGATCCCGCGCTGGGCGGCAGGGTCCCGTTCGAACTGACCGAGCCGCTGCGCACCCATGAGCGGGTGATGCGCGGCACCTCGCAGGCGCAGCCGCGCTGCATCGCCCTAGACGCCGACATCGGCCGCTACAGCCGCTGCAGCATCCACGAGCGGCGGCCATCGGTGTGCGCGGCGGTGCCGGCCTCGCTGGAATTCGGCGAACGCAGCGCGCAATGCGACAAATCTCGGCTGGCGCATGGGCTGCCGTTGTTGACCGCGGCCGACTGGGACGGGGTGGTCGAACGCAACTTGCCGGACGCCTAAGCGGCGGGGCTACCCGCATGGCCGGGATGCCGTAGGAGCGAGAAGCTGTGCAATGCCTAGCCTGGTGGCATTCGGCGAGCGGCGTGACGCACGCCGCATCCGCGCACCGCATCGGCTCAGCGATGCTTCCAGGCCGTCGGCACCGGATTGGTCACGGTGTTCTTTTCCAGCATGTAGGTGCCGTTCTGCTGGGCGATGGCCTCGCCGGTGTCGACGATCGCGTTCTGGATGAAGACGTTCTGGTGCTCGCCGCGAATGAAGGTCAACTGATGGAAGGCGGT
This genomic stretch from Xanthomonas sacchari harbors:
- a CDS encoding winged helix-turn-helix transcriptional regulator, with protein sequence MAARYRLGDLRIDAARQRVERDGAVLEVGGLSFRLLHYLLLQGQRVVGFDELIAQVWAPALVNEETVTQRVRLLRQALGDASRQPRYLRSVRGQGYQLCLPVQPDADPVPADAAPVPAPRPMWRSRGAWAIAAGAMAIVSAVAVWRWQAPAPTPAASPLLQRAEYYAGIGQRDDNARAIALYQQRLQQAPDEVAALLGLSRAYSARVCQYDGDQQVALRAQRLATQVLAAHPRLAAAHAALGYAYDCRGDNAAALAAYERALQLDPQADAVRGSAAYLYERQGRLAQALAANMRVRDPARVRFLTLQIASNLDLLGYASAAEVRYRDSFQLYPDSAYSNLAWPRFLFVHGRTAEAQVALDQALGRGTDYAGLFLLQAELALARGDTTHARQASQQAMRLRPQGSFAQTVAWTLQAQPLPPVPQLRARAQALLDGVTRGTDPLDAVDAALLLQLAGDRPAALDALRRAQAAGYRDGAYLRVSPLLAPLRAEPGFAALLARNEADVAAQRVQAQRVGLVPTAVP
- the oleC gene encoding olefin beta-lactone synthetase yields the protein MTTTCNIAATLPRLARERPDQIAMRCPGRPGAGGMAAYDVTLSYAQLDARSDAIAAGLGSYGIGRGTRTVVMVRPSPEFFLLMFALFKAGAVPVLVDPGIDRRALKQCLDEAQPEAFIGIPLAQLARRLLGWARSAKRIVTVGRRWAWGGTTLARIERAGQGAGSQLADTDADDVAAILFTSGSTGVPKGVVYRHRHFVGQIELMRNAFDMLPGGIDLPTFPPFALFDPALGLTSVIPDMDPTRPAKVDPRKLHDAMQRFGVTQLFGSPALMRVLADYGKPLPNVRCATSAGAPVPPGVVARIRSLLPEDGRFWTPYGATECLPVAVIEGRELQDTRAATERGAGTCIGTVVPPNQVRIIAIDDAAIPEWSGVREVPTGTVGEITVAGPTATDTYFNRDAATRLAKIRERLDDGSERIVHRMGDVGYFDAQGRLWFCGRKTQRVETAQGPLYTEQVEPIFNALPGIGRTALVGIGEPGQQRPVLCYELDSMAWMASQLELDELLAQLRATAAAHPHTAGIVDFLGHPGFPVDIRHNAKIGREKLALWAAEKLH
- a CDS encoding YkgJ family cysteine cluster protein, which encodes MSHPCLTCGACCAYFRVSFHWSEADPALGGRVPFELTEPLRTHERVMRGTSQAQPRCIALDADIGRYSRCSIHERRPSVCAAVPASLEFGERSAQCDKSRLAHGLPLLTAADWDGVVERNLPDA